From a single Methanomicrobium sp. W14 genomic region:
- the argS gene encoding arginine--tRNA ligase: MFFETYKKVEDALKKVSGEDDVLLTDGGDHADLASTVAFSLAKKRKENPAKIAVDLCKKLEEELSSSGVEVSSKGPYINFIFGGSYLSDTIKDALKPGYGQLPDKNVRVCIEHTSANPNGPLHVGHIRNSVIGDTLSRVYRKAGYKVDVQYYVNDMGRQIAIVSWGFDNIHLERKEGEKGDRYVADVYVEANKRMKDDPSIKDEIDKRMALVEKGDPKTVKEFRSAVKLCLDGMKETLHSLNAPHDRFVHESDFVRNGLMVNVLHRIDVLPQAKHDGTLSLDLSEFGFEKEYVLRRSDGTSVYAARDLAYHEWKGENSDRVIDVLGADHKLIGRQLQATLKLLGDKAPEIVFFEFVSLPEGSMSTRAGKFISADDLIEEVTKRAYEEVNTRRPDLPEEEKNAIAKSVATGAVRYDVIRVSQEKSTVFNWKEALDFEKQSAPYIQYAHARACSILDKAGEFEEIFDAESEQEIALVKKIALFPKVIDDISKDLRPHVLAIYARDLADLFNTFYRYNPVLKEEGKLRNSRLTIVKATRNTLCEALTTLGIDAVRSM, encoded by the coding sequence ATGTTTTTTGAGACATACAAGAAGGTTGAGGACGCGTTAAAAAAAGTGTCCGGTGAGGATGACGTCCTTTTGACGGACGGCGGCGACCATGCCGATCTTGCCTCTACCGTAGCGTTTTCCCTTGCCAAAAAAAGGAAGGAAAATCCTGCAAAGATTGCAGTAGATTTGTGTAAAAAGCTTGAAGAAGAGCTTTCTTCGTCGGGTGTTGAGGTATCATCAAAAGGGCCTTACATCAATTTTATATTCGGCGGTTCTTATCTGTCGGATACAATAAAAGATGCGTTAAAACCGGGATATGGGCAGCTCCCTGACAAAAATGTACGCGTATGTATAGAGCATACAAGTGCCAACCCGAACGGACCTCTCCATGTCGGACACATCAGAAATTCTGTTATAGGGGATACTCTTTCAAGAGTTTACAGGAAGGCCGGATACAAAGTTGACGTTCAGTACTATGTGAACGATATGGGCCGTCAGATCGCAATCGTTTCATGGGGCTTTGATAATATTCATCTCGAAAGAAAGGAAGGTGAGAAGGGGGACAGGTACGTTGCGGATGTCTACGTTGAGGCCAACAAAAGAATGAAGGACGACCCTTCGATAAAGGACGAAATAGACAAAAGAATGGCCCTTGTCGAAAAGGGTGATCCAAAGACCGTGAAGGAGTTCAGAAGTGCCGTAAAGCTGTGCCTTGACGGGATGAAGGAGACTCTGCACTCTCTCAATGCGCCACACGACCGTTTTGTGCATGAAAGCGATTTCGTGAGAAACGGGCTGATGGTAAATGTCCTTCACAGAATCGATGTCCTCCCACAGGCAAAACATGACGGAACGCTTTCTCTTGACCTTTCTGAGTTCGGTTTCGAGAAGGAATACGTCCTGAGGCGTTCAGACGGAACGTCTGTATACGCTGCACGTGACCTTGCGTATCACGAGTGGAAGGGTGAGAACAGTGACAGGGTGATAGATGTCCTCGGTGCTGACCACAAACTGATAGGAAGGCAGCTCCAGGCGACCCTGAAACTTCTTGGAGACAAAGCTCCTGAAATCGTTTTCTTCGAGTTTGTGTCACTTCCTGAAGGTTCGATGAGTACACGTGCTGGCAAGTTCATATCCGCAGACGACCTGATAGAAGAGGTCACAAAACGTGCCTACGAAGAGGTGAATACGAGAAGACCTGACCTTCCTGAGGAAGAGAAGAATGCAATTGCAAAGTCTGTTGCAACCGGAGCGGTAAGGTATGACGTCATCCGTGTCTCCCAGGAGAAATCTACAGTGTTTAACTGGAAGGAGGCTCTTGACTTTGAAAAGCAGAGTGCCCCGTACATCCAGTATGCCCATGCACGTGCCTGCTCAATTCTTGATAAGGCAGGTGAGTTTGAGGAAATCTTTGATGCAGAGAGCGAACAGGAAATAGCGCTTGTAAAAAAGATTGCACTGTTCCCTAAGGTTATCGATGATATTTCAAAGGACCTGCGCCCGCATGTCCTGGCTATATATGCACGTGACCTTGCAGACCTTTTCAATACTTTCTACAGGTATAACCCTG